From one Lolium rigidum isolate FL_2022 chromosome 4, APGP_CSIRO_Lrig_0.1, whole genome shotgun sequence genomic stretch:
- the LOC124707699 gene encoding E3 ubiquitin-protein ligase SIRP1-like, whose translation MAESTVMRYWCHQCEQAIEEAMVEEIKCPLCDSGFVEEMIGEHFEALARQLPEQGLSQWDPVGNSFEQPGSVGDSDDEDNSDIGREFEGFIRRHRQASALRRVLDSIHDDLRDDRERDNSILVNAFNQALALQGAALDPDEDRGDNGNSGNDDGLLEEYVLGAGLSLLLQHLAENDPSRYGTPPARKEAIEALPTVKIEEAVSCSVCLDDLELGSQAKQLPCEHKFHSPCILPWLELHSSCPVCRFVLPSGETKDLSEPSNVDRIESSQEEVLADGPANDSENSIRPWAIVPWFSGLFSTPEPQNVRGTSTDQQLPPASGTNPSAGHS comes from the coding sequence ATGGCAGAATCCACCGTCATGAGGTACTGGTGCCACCAATGTGAGCAGGCCATCGAGGAGGCCATGGTGGAGGAGATCAAGTGTCCACTATGTGACAGTGGATTTGTCGAGGAGATGATCGGTGAGCACTTTGAGGCATTGGCGAGGCAGCTACCGGAGCAAGGGCTCTCGCAGTGGGACCCTGTGGGCAACTCTTTTGAGCAGCCAGGATCAGTGGGggacagcgatgatgaagataaTAGCGATATAGGCCGTGAGTTTGAGGGATTCATCAGAAGGCATCGACAGGCATCGGCACTACGCCGTGTGCTTGATAGTATCCATGATGACCTTAGAGATGACAGGGAAAGGGACAACTCCATTCTGGTCAATGCCTTCAACCAGGCCCTCGCTCTGCAAGGTGCAGCGCTTGACCCTGACGAGGACCGAGGTGACAATGGTAACTCAGGTAATGATGATGGTTTGCTAGAAGAGTATGTCCTTGGGGCAGGGCTGAGCCTGCTTCTTCAACATTTGGCTGAGAATGACCCAAGCCGGTATGGCACCCCTCCTGCAAGGAAAGAAGCAATCGAAGCACTGCCTACTGTCAAAATCGAAGAGGCTGTCAGCTGTTCAGTCTGTCTTGATGATCTAGAGCTTGGATCCCAAGCTAAGCAGTTGCCTTGTGAACACAAGTTCCACTCTCCTTGTATCCTGCCATGGCTTGAACTCCATAGTTCTTGCCCAGTTTGCCGGTTCGTGCTGCCATCCGGTGAGACAAAAGACTTGAGTGAGCCTAGCAATGTTGATCGAATAGAGAGCAGCCAGGAGGAGGTCTTAGCTGATGGCCCTGCAAATGACAGCGAGAACAGTATTAGACCTTGGGCCATTGTTCCTTGGTTTAGTGGACTGTTCTCGACGCCTGAACCACAGAATGTCAGAGGTACTTCTACCGATCAGCAGCTGCCTCCCGCTTCTGGAACCAACCCAAGTGCAGGGCATAGTTGA